A window of Microbispora hainanensis genomic DNA:
CACTCGGCGAACCGCACCTCGCCGACCAGGACCGGCTCCACCCAGTGGCAGCCCTTGGCCTCCTCACGTGTGATGCCCTCGAACGGGGGCGTGTCCCGCCGCAGCGGGGCCAGGCGCTCGGCGAGCCGCCGGAGCGCCTCGTCGGTGAAGCCGGTGCCGACGCTGCCGGCGTACCGCAGGCGCCCGCTGTCGTCGTTGACGCCCACGAGCAGCGAGCCGATGGTGTTCGCCCGGCGGCCCTCCCCGGGCCGCCACCCGCCGACGACGACCTCCTGTGTGCGGAAGTTCTTCACCTTCACCCAGTCGGGGGAGCGGCGGCCGGGGCGGTAGGGCGAGGTGAGCCGCTTGGCCACGACGCCCTCCAGCCCCAGCCGCCGGGAGTCGGCCAGCGCGTGCTCGCCGCAGCCGGTGTAGTAGGGCGGGACGGCCCAGTGGGGCCCGGTGTGGACGAGGTCCTCCAGGCGGCTCCGCCGCTCGGTGTAGGGCAGCGCGATCGTGGTCGCGGCGTCGACGTGCAGCACGTCGAACAGCAGGTACGTCACGGGTGTGGTGCCGAGGAGCTGCCTGATCTTGAGCGGGTCGCGCTGGTGCATGCGCGGCTGCAGCGCCTCGAACGACGGCCTGCCCTGCTGGTCGAACGCGACGATCTCCCCGTCGAGCACCACCGCGTGCCCGCCCGTGGCGGCGGCCAGTCCGGCGAGCTCGGGATAGGCGACGGTGACGTTCTTGCCGTTGCGCGAGACCAGCCGCAGCGTGCCGTCCTCGACGTAGCCGAGGGCGCGGACGCCGTCCCACTTCATCTCGTACGCGTACTCGCTGCCGGGCGAGGGCAGCGGCCCTAGCCGGGCCAGCATCGGCGCGTACGCCGGAAGGGCGGCCATGCCCTGCTGGTACCCCCGCCTCCCAGGCAGTACCCCTGACCTGCGGCGACGTGTACGCGGTCATGGGCGGACGGCTCCCGCCAGGCGATGGTTCGCCCGCCGTCGATCCCTCTGCCGCTGACCGGCCGCCGCATCGCAGGGCCTGGTCGCAAATCTAGGGAAGGATCTCCAGGCGGACGTCGATGCCCTCGTAGAGGTAGGGGGTCGCGGTGATGATCCGCCAGTCGCGGCGGATGGCGTGGACGGCCGCGTGGGCGGCCACCAGGACGTCGGGCAGGAGCGCGTCCGCGGCGGCCGGCCGGTGGCGCCGCAGGCTCGTCATGATCGTCTGCGCGTACGGCCCGCCTTCGACGGCGTCACCGGGGGAGAGCGCGCCGGTGACCACCATCGACATGCGCAGGAAGCGTTCGAGCCGGGGCTGGATGGGGCCGAGCGACAACACCTGGACGGCGAGCGCGGGGACGAGGAGGGTGACGCCGTGCGCCGAGGACTGCCGCACGACGGCCCTGCCGTACATGCTCTTGCCCTCGATCAGGTGGACGACGGCGTCGAGGTCCAGCACGTGGCCGGACAGGACGCCGGCCGGTGGGACGGGGTCGGTCACGCGGCGTCCGCCTTGGCGTCGCCGGTCACCAGGCGCGCCGCGCGGGCACTGTCGTCATCGGTGATGCCGTCCTGCCAGCCCGGCCCCCATAAATCGGCCATGATGGCCAGGTCGCCCTGGATGCGCCGCCGTTCCCGCAGCGCGGCGGCGATGTAGGCCGAGGCGTTGCCGGACGCCTGCGCCTCGTCGGCCAGCTCGTCCGGCAAAGAGATCGTAATCTTCTTGGTCATACTTGGCAGGCTACCCAGTCATACCATCGGTGGTCCACCGGTTCGCGGAAACCGCGGGGGTACACCCTTGGGCGAGCGGGTGACGAGCGGGGTGACGAGCGGGTGACGAGGGGGGCGGGGCGGATGCGGCTGGCGGGGGCACGGGTGCTCGTCACCGGGGCGTCGTCGGGCATCGGCGCCGCCACGGCGCTGGAGCTGTCGGCGCGCGGCGCGCGGCTGGTGCTGTCCGGGCGCGATCAGGAGGCGCTCGACGGCGTCGCCGCGCGGACCGGCGGCGAGACGCTGCCCGCCGATCTGTCCGACCCCACCGCCGACCTCGCCGTACGCGCCGGGCGGGTGGACGTGCTGGTGGCGTGCGCGGGCGAGGGCTGGAGCGGGCCGCTCCCGCGCATGTCCGGGGGCACGGCCGAACGCATGATCGCGGTCAACCTGACGGCCCACGTGCAGCTCACCCGGCTGCTGCTGCCCGGGATGCTGGAGCGCGGCCGGGGCCACCTCGTCTACGTCGCCTCGATCGCCGGCGTGGTGGGCGTGCGGGAGGAGGCGGTGTACGCCGCGACCAAGGCGGGCCTGCTGGCCTTCGCCGAGAGCCTGCGCTACGAGCTGCCCGCGGTCGACGTGAACGGCGTCGAGGGCAAGGGCGTCGGCGTGACGGCGGTGGTGCCGGGGGTCGTCGACACGCCGTTCTTCGCCCGGCGCGGCAGGCCGTACACGCGCCGCAGGCCGGTGCCCGTCCCGCCGGAGCGGGTGGCCCGCGCCATCGCGACGGCGGTCGAGCGCGACCGCGCCGAGGTGTACGTCCCCGCCTGGCTGCGGGTGCCCGCCCGCCTGCACGGGGCCGCGCCCGGCGCGTTCCGGATCCTGGCCCGCCGCTTCGGCCGCCCCTGAGCGTTCCTCCGAGGTGTACGACCATCCCGATAGGATGATCTACATCGTAAAGGAACTCAATGGGAAGGCGCCGAGACGCTGGGGTGATCGCGCTCGGAGGACGGATGCGGTGCGCTCCAGATGCCGCGTAGTGGCCGCATGCCTTCCTCGACGTATTCGGCGATAGGCCGGTTGCCGCCGTCGAGGTACCACTGCTCGAGTGCGGCGAAGTAGCCGAAGGCGAGGGCCTTCGCGATCACGCGAGCCTGCGTTTCGCTCACCTCTCCGGGCACGGTGATCAGCGGCGCGATCCGCCGGCTGGCGCGGTCGAGTGTGCCGCAGACGGCCATGCGCACCGATGGCTCGGCGAAGAAGTAACGGACCCTGCGCCACGGTGTCTGTGGTCGGGGCGCTGGGACTCCTGGGCTGGATGGGCACGATCCGGGCGGCCCGCGCCGGTAAGCGCTGGACTTTCCCGCTGGCGATCGGGCTGCTCGGGATCGCGCTCTGCGTCGCGATCGCCGCACTGACCGTCCGGGACACCTCGGGTGATGTCGGTCCGGCCCCGCTGCTGGGCTGGCTGCTGGTCCTTCCATGTGTTCCCGGTCTCGCCGCGGTCGTGCTCGCGGTCACCCACTACCGCGGCGCCGACTTCCTCGTCTCGATGCTCGGGCCGGACGCGAGCTGGGTGCGCGACGTCGAGGCCGCGGGCGGCAAGGCCGCGCTCCGCCGTCAGGGCCGCGAGTGTCCGATCCTGCTCGAGGAGATCCCGTCCGAGCATCGTGCGCAGATCCTGCGCCGCTACCTTGCCGGCGCGCCGGGTGCGCGGCCTCATCTGGGGCTGGGGCCGACGGCGCCGCTGCCGGAGTTCCACCGGATAGCGCCTCGGCACCCCGTCTTCCGCATCCATGAGCGCCCCGGCTCCTATGTGCCGCGCAGCGCGCGCAGGGACTCGCGCAGCGAGCCGAGGGTGGCGAAGACCGCCGTCGGCTCGTAGCCGCAGTGCGCCATGCAGTTGGCGCAGCGCGGGTCGCGTCCCCGGCCGTAGGCGTCCCAGTCGGTCTCCTCGACCAGCTCCCGGTAGGTCCGGGCGTACCCGTCGGCCATGAGGTAGCAGGGCCGCTGCCAGCCGAACACCGAATAGGACGGGATCGCCCAGGCCGTGCACGGGAAGTCGGCCTTCCCCTCCAGGAAGTCGAGGAACAGCGGCGAGTGGTTGAACCGCCAGCGTCTGCGGTTGCCGCCCGCGAACGCGGCGCGGAACAGCTCCCGCGTCTGCCGCACCCCGAGGAAGCAGTCCTGGTCGGGCGCCTTCTCGTACGCGTACCCGGGCGAGATCATCATCTGGTCGACGCACAGGTCGTCGTTGAGGAAGTCGAGCACCTCGATCACGGTGCGCGGGCTGTCCCCGGCGAAGAACGTGGTGTTGGTGGTGACGCGGAAGCCGCGCCGCCGGCACTCGCGCACCGCCGCGACCGCCTCGTCGAAGACGCCCTCCTTGCACACCGACGCGTCGTGCCGCTCGCGCAGGCCGTCGATGTGGACCGCCCAGGCGAAGTACGGCGAGGGCGTGAACCGGTCGATCTTGCGCGGGATCAGCAGCGCGTTGGTGCACAGGAAGACGTACTTCCTGCGCGCCACCAGTTCCTCGACCATCTCCGCGATCTGGGGGTGCATGAGCGGTTCCCCGCCCGCGATCGACACCATCGGGGCGCCGCACTCCTCGACGGCGGCCACCGCCTGCTCCACCGGCATGCGCTGTTTCAGCACGTCGGCCGGGTGCTGGATCTTCCCGCAGCCCGCGCACTTCAGGTTGCACGCGAACAACGGCTCAAGCTCGACCAGCAGCGGGAACCTCTCCCGCCGGCGCAGCCGCTGGGCCAGGATGTAGGCCCCGACGCGCAGACTCTGGCGTACGGGCATCGGCATCAGGGCCGCACCTCCTTCGGCAACGTGAACTCGACGTTCTCCTCGGTCACCCGCCGCTCCTCCACCTCAAGCGGGCCGAGCCCGCCGAGGGCGGCCACGATGGCGTCCACCATCGCGCCGGGGGTGGACGCCCCGGCGGTCACCCCGACCGTCCGCGCGCCGCGCAGCCAGTCGAGCGCGACGTCGCCGGGCCCGTCGACCAGGCGGGCGAGCGGTGCCCCGCCGTGGCCGGAGCGCGCGGCGACCTCGGTGAGGCGCAGGGCGTTGGAGGAGTTGGCCGACCCGACGACCAGCACCAGGTCGGCCTCCTCGGCGACGGCACGCACCGCGTGCTGCCGGTTGGTCGTCGCGTAGCAGATGTCGTCGCCGCGCGGCCCCTCGGCGTCGGGGAAGCGCCGCCGTACGGCCGCCGCGACCCGCCCCGCCTCGTCGGCCGCCAGCGTGGTCTGGGTGAGGTAGGCGACCCCGCGCCCCGGCGGCACGGCCGCGACCGCGTCCGCCACGCCGGCTTCGTCCTCGACCAGCACGCCCGCGCCGGGCACCTCCCCGAGCACGCCCTCGACCTCCTCGTGCCCGGCGTGGCCGATGAGCACGACGAGGTCGCCTCGCGCGGCGAACCTGCGGGCCTCCGCGTGCACCTTCGCCACCAGCGGGCACGTCGCGTCGATGACGCGCAGCCCGCGCCGCCCCGCCTCCTCGCGTACGGCGGGCGCGACCCCGTGGGCGGAGAAGACCGTGACCGCGCCCTCCGGCACCTCGGCCAGGTCGTCGACGAACACCGCGCCGCGCCGCTCCAGGTCGCGTACGACGTGGATGTTGTGCACGATCTGCTTGCGCACGTACACGGGCGCGCCGAAGCGGTCGAGCGCGCGCTCCACGATCTCGATGGCCCGTTCGACCCCGGCGCAGAACGAGCGGGGCGAGGCCAGCAGGACCCGGCGCGGGCCGGTCGCCGCCGCCCACCGCGCCAGCACCGGGCCGATCCGGGCGAGCGTGCGCCGGGCGGCGACCGCGCCGCCCATCGTGGCGAGGTTCAGCAGCGGGGCGCCGGGGGTGTCCACGATGACCCGCACGGCCGCGAACGGCCGGGCGCCCGCGGCGGCGGCCAGCGGGGCGCTCTCCATGTCGACGGCGTACGCGCCCTCGCGTGCCAGCGCCCGGCGGCCACGGCCCGTCACGATGCGCGGGGAGGTGACGAGCGGGCCGGTGCGGGCGGGCAGCCCGGCGCGCGCGAGCTCCCCGGCGAGCAGCGGAGCCGACGGGCACGGCCAGACCTGGTCTCCCGAGCGCACCTCGGTGGCGACGAGCACGTCCCCGGGGCGCAGGCCGTCGTGGAGCGCCCCGCCGAAGCCGGTGACGGCGAGGGCGGCGCCCGGCGGGAGCAGGGCCACCGCCCGCGCCGCCCGCTCGGGCCCCATCCCCATCCGGACGACCCGGACCCGGAGGTGATCGGGCATGGGCCGCAGCCCGCGGGCGACGGCTCTGGCCTCGATCCCCAGCGCGGTGCACACGATCAGGTCCGTCATGACGGCTCCTCCCCGGCGTGCAGGTAACGGCCGAGCGCGCTCAACGGGAAGACGAGCCGATACAGGTGATAGTTGATGTAGAAGTCGCCGGGGAAGCCCGTCCCGGTGTAGTAGGGCTCGTCCCAGGTGCCGTCCGGGCGCTGGCTGTCGGCGAGCCAGGCC
This region includes:
- the ligD gene encoding non-homologous end-joining DNA ligase — encoded protein: MAALPAYAPMLARLGPLPSPGSEYAYEMKWDGVRALGYVEDGTLRLVSRNGKNVTVAYPELAGLAAATGGHAVVLDGEIVAFDQQGRPSFEALQPRMHQRDPLKIRQLLGTTPVTYLLFDVLHVDAATTIALPYTERRSRLEDLVHTGPHWAVPPYYTGCGEHALADSRRLGLEGVVAKRLTSPYRPGRRSPDWVKVKNFRTQEVVVGGWRPGEGRRANTIGSLLVGVNDDSGRLRYAGSVGTGFTDEALRRLAERLAPLRRDTPPFEGITREEAKGCHWVEPVLVGEVRFAEWTGEGRLRHPSWRGLRDDKEPSEVVREEG
- the hpnH gene encoding adenosyl-hopene transferase HpnH codes for the protein MPMPVRQSLRVGAYILAQRLRRRERFPLLVELEPLFACNLKCAGCGKIQHPADVLKQRMPVEQAVAAVEECGAPMVSIAGGEPLMHPQIAEMVEELVARRKYVFLCTNALLIPRKIDRFTPSPYFAWAVHIDGLRERHDASVCKEGVFDEAVAAVRECRRRGFRVTTNTTFFAGDSPRTVIEVLDFLNDDLCVDQMMISPGYAYEKAPDQDCFLGVRQTRELFRAAFAGGNRRRWRFNHSPLFLDFLEGKADFPCTAWAIPSYSVFGWQRPCYLMADGYARTYRELVEETDWDAYGRGRDPRCANCMAHCGYEPTAVFATLGSLRESLRALRGT
- a CDS encoding SDR family NAD(P)-dependent oxidoreductase, coding for MTRGAGRMRLAGARVLVTGASSGIGAATALELSARGARLVLSGRDQEALDGVAARTGGETLPADLSDPTADLAVRAGRVDVLVACAGEGWSGPLPRMSGGTAERMIAVNLTAHVQLTRLLLPGMLERGRGHLVYVASIAGVVGVREEAVYAATKAGLLAFAESLRYELPAVDVNGVEGKGVGVTAVVPGVVDTPFFARRGRPYTRRRPVPVPPERVARAIATAVERDRAEVYVPAWLRVPARLHGAAPGAFRILARRFGRP
- a CDS encoding ribbon-helix-helix domain-containing protein, encoding MTKKITISLPDELADEAQASGNASAYIAAALRERRRIQGDLAIMADLWGPGWQDGITDDDSARAARLVTGDAKADAA
- the ispH gene encoding 4-hydroxy-3-methylbut-2-enyl diphosphate reductase, coding for MTDLIVCTALGIEARAVARGLRPMPDHLRVRVVRMGMGPERAARAVALLPPGAALAVTGFGGALHDGLRPGDVLVATEVRSGDQVWPCPSAPLLAGELARAGLPARTGPLVTSPRIVTGRGRRALAREGAYAVDMESAPLAAAAGARPFAAVRVIVDTPGAPLLNLATMGGAVAARRTLARIGPVLARWAAATGPRRVLLASPRSFCAGVERAIEIVERALDRFGAPVYVRKQIVHNIHVVRDLERRGAVFVDDLAEVPEGAVTVFSAHGVAPAVREEAGRRGLRVIDATCPLVAKVHAEARRFAARGDLVVLIGHAGHEEVEGVLGEVPGAGVLVEDEAGVADAVAAVPPGRGVAYLTQTTLAADEAGRVAAAVRRRFPDAEGPRGDDICYATTNRQHAVRAVAEEADLVLVVGSANSSNALRLTEVAARSGHGGAPLARLVDGPGDVALDWLRGARTVGVTAGASTPGAMVDAIVAALGGLGPLEVEERRVTEENVEFTLPKEVRP